GCTCACCCGGGAAGGCCAGGATCACCTGCCCCAGCAGACGATCGATCGGCGCATACACCCGTTGCAGCCACACCAGCAACTCCCCGTCACGGGCCGCACCCCTGCTGCCTGCGGCTGGGGTCTGCACACGCGCACCTCGCGCTGGCGGCGGCCCTCCATCCCCGAGGGCCGGGCTGTGGGTGCTGTCGTAAAGCCGGCGACGCTCATGGTCTCCCAGCACCTCCCAGGCGGCATTGAGCGCCACGATCGTGGCCGCATCGCCTCCCGCATCGGGATGGTGCTGCTTCACCAACTGGCGATAAGCCGCCTTGATCTCCGCCGCGCTGGCCTGAACGCCAACGCCGAGCACGGCATAAGGGTTTGCGGAGGTGGGGGAAGCGGCCATCCAACAGCCCGGTAGCGGAGCCATCATCTCCACGCCGAGGGCGGAAACGCGAAAAAAGGCCCCCCGTTTCCGGGAGGCCGTGAGGTGGTGTGTGAGGGCAGGTTGAACCGAGTGCCGGTCTTCAGAAACGGAAGGTGGTCTGCACGAGGCCGCCGAACACGTTGAAGGTCTGGTCGGCGCCGGTTTGCTGGCCGAGCGGGCGGCTGAGGTAGAAGATCGCCGGGGTGACGGAGATGTTGTCGGTCACCTGGAACTTGTACCACCATTCCCAGACGAAGTTGCCGTCGTTCGGGGTGGTTTCCAGGCCCGAGGTCGTGCCGGACTTCAGCTGGGTGGCGAACACCGGCTGGCCCACCGCCATACCGGCGGCGTTGCCCTTGGCGAACACATCAGACCATTCCAAGCCGACGAACCAGCTTTGCGACTCGCTCACGAAGGGGGTAGCGAACTCAACGCCGCTGGCTTGGGTCTCGTTGCCGGAGAGGCTGTTGAGACCCCAACCAATGCTGATGGAGGGGATGAAACCGCTCTTCTTGGGCTGCCAATAGGCGTTGACTGCCACGCTGTTGGAATCACCGTTGGCCAGGAACCAGCTGTTGGAAGCGGCGAAGTTGGTGCCGCGACGGAAGTTGGTGGCCTGTTGGCCGTAGCGGTAAGCCGCTGAGATGTTCCACTGTGGGGTGGTGTAGTTCAGCTGAGCGAGGAAGTTGCCGCGGGCGCAATCGGTGCCGATGCCACCTTCATCGCTGGAGCAGCTGAAGGGGTTGCCATCGAACGAAGTGCCCGAATCACCCTGCTGCGCCACATAGCTGGCGCCGGCGCTGAAGCGACCTTTGCCCTTGGGAACGTTCTGCCGCCAGGTGATAGCAGCAGCAGCGCCAGTGGCCTTGTTGTAGACGCCGGGAGCACCGTGAAGGGTGAAGAGATCAAGGATCTTGTCGCCCTTGCCGTACACCGACGGGGTGACCGCCAGCATTTCGGTGTTCCGGGCCTTGGGACCAACGGTGATCGCTACGTCGCGACCAACAGGGAAGCGATACCAGAGACGGTCGATGCCGACCACATCGGAGCAGTTCCGGTTGCCGGTGCAGCTCGTCTGACCAAAGCCGTTGCTGGCGATGTCCAGAGCGGTGAGGTTGAGACCGTTGCCATTAAAGGCGTTGTTGAAGTTGCCGGAGCGCAGGCGGGTATAGAGCTGATCTTTGCCCGTGAAGCTGGTGATGAAGTTCAGGCGAACGTCATAGTTGAACGAGGTGGCACCGAAGCGAGCGTTGTAGTTCTCGCTGTCATTGCCACTGGTGATTGAGGATGTCCTGAAGCGCCCACTCGTGCTGTTGCCACCGGCGTTGACAGCACCCAGCACGAAGGTGGCCTGACCCTGGAGCTTGGTGGTGGTGGAGAACTGGGTAGCTTCCAGCTCACCCACTTTGGCTTCGAGGCCATCCACCCGGCCCTTGAGAACGGCCAGTTCGGCTTCGAATTCCTTGAGCAGGCGGCGCAGCTCGTCGGTCACCTCGGTGATGCGATCGAGGCAGGCATTGAGCAGAGCGGCGGCTTCCCAGCGGCTGAGGGCCTGCTTGCCGCGGAAGGTGCCGTCGGGATAGCCAGCGACGCAGCCGTAGCGCTCGATCAGGTTCGAGAGCGCCTGATAGGCCCACTCGGTGGGCTGAACATCAGAAAACTGATTGATGCTGGTGACCTGTTCCTTGACATTGGCATAGCGATTGACGCCATCCATGTTCAGCTCTGAGGCCGAAGCTGCCACGGGGGCGAGCAGGCCAAGAGCGGCAGGAGCCAGCAACAAGTGCTGAATGCGATTCATGAGAGTCCTCACACCAATTGAGGGGATGCTTCTGTAGTGAAGCCTGCAAATTGTATGAACTGACAACGCGTATAGCCTGGCTTGAGCTACCCGAGCATGTATTCCAGGCGACATTCCATGCCTCCCCTGAAGTGGGGCCCAGCCTGGAATCCAGCCAACAAAAAGCCCCACCAGATGGCGGGGCGAAAGAACTGAATGCTTCGTCAAGGTTCACTTGAATCGACGTAGTCGCCTGAGCAATGTGTGAGGGGCTCAGAGGAGACGATTCAAGTGAAGGAAGGCAGAATCAGAACTTGAAGGTGGTCTTGACGATACCGCCGAAGTTGCTGAACGATTCGTTGTTGAACTTCTGATCTTGACCGAGAGGAGCGCTCAGGTAGTAGATCGCAGGAGTCACGCTGATGTTATCGGTGACCTGGAACTTGTACCACCACTCCCAGGCATAGTTGCCGTCATTGGGTGACAGGGTGTCGTTGTCGCCCGACTTCGTGAGGAAGGTGGGCTGACCGACGGCCATACCGAGGGAGTTGCCCTTGATGAACACATCGCTCCACTGAAGACCGACGTACCAAGACTGGGTCTGAGCACCGTCGATCACACTCTCGAGAGAACCGGCGGAAGCAGAGTCAGCGCTGTGGCCGTTGATGCCCCAACCGGCGCTGATCGAAGGGATCCAGCCGGAGTTGGAGGGCTGCCAGTAACCGCTGATGCCCACCGAGCTCACCGAGGTGGAGAGCCCGAAGCCGGTGACGGCCAGAGGGGTGCCATTGCCGCTGTAGAGGCCAGCCTGACCACCCTCAGGGGTGGTGTAGACGTAGGCCACAGCCAGGCCCCAGTTGGGCTGGGTGTAAGCAATCTGGGCAGTACCCGTTTGGGCTGCGCCAGAGGTGCCGATGCCACCTTCGCTCGGGTTGCCCGAGTCACCGTTGGCAGAGACGTAGTTGGCGCTGATGGTCCAGCCACCGCTCTTCCACCACAGACCGGCACCTGCACCAAGGTTCAGGCTGTAAGCGCCAGGAGCACCGGCGTAGGTGAAGATGTCGAGGACGGTGTCAGCGGGGTACACGCTGGGCCAGACGGCCAGCATGTCGTCCTGACGGACACGGCCACCAACGGTGGCGGTGAAGCCGGTGCCGATGGGGAATTGATAGAAGAGGCGGTTGATCGCGACCACGTCGCCGCAATCAGCGCCGGTGCCACAGTTCTCCTCGAAGGCAGCTTCAAGGGCGTTCAGGCCAACGACCGGACCGCCGGCCCAGGGGCCGTCAGCAAAGTTGCCGGCGCGCAGGCGGGTGCGCAGCAGGTCCTTGCCGGTGAAGCTGGTATCGAAGTTGAGCTGGATGTCGTAGTTGAAGGCCGTGGCGCCTTGCAGAGCGCGGGCTGCGTCCACAAGACCGTCGCTGGAGCCGCTGTAGGAGTTGGCGCCGACCACGAAGGTGGCCTTACCGTTCAGCTTGGTGGTGGTGGAGAACTGGCTGGCTTCCAGCTCGCCGACTTTGGCTTCGAGGCCATCAACCCGGCCCTTGAGCACGGCCAGTTCAGCTTCGAATTCCTTGAGCAGGCGGCGCAGCTCGTCGGTCACCTCGGTGATGCGGTCGAGGCAGGCGTTGAGCAGAGCAGCGGCTTCCCAGCGGCTGAGGGCTTTCTTGCCGCGGAAGGTGCCGTCGGGATAGCCAGCGACGCAGCCGTAGCGCTCGATCAGGTTCGAGAGCGCCTGGTAGGCCCACTCAGTGGGCTGAACGTCGGAGAACTGGTTGATGCTGGTGACTTGCTCCTCAGAGGCGTACTGGTTGACGCCGTCGAGGTTGAGCTCTGCAGCAGACACGGCCATCGGGGAGAGAAGCCCCAGAGCGGCAGGTGCCAGCAGCAGTTGCTGGAAGAGTTTCATTGTGTCCTCACACAAAAAGGGGCGCAATGCGCCGACCACATCTTCACGGCAGTTCAAGCAGCCACCAGGCCGGATGTGACAGAAATGACAATGGACAGTGAGCGCCATGGCTTGCCAGGCCGCCATCGGGCGAGCACCGGCCGGTCCAGAGTGAGGGGCCCGGCCCGCAGACCCTGGCTTTCCGTTCTTCTCGCCCCTGGCTGTGGTGGCTGGGTCTGGGCGTGATCTGGCTGGCGGGCACCTTCGCCGACCGGCTCTGGTTGCAGCTCGACCAGCGGCTGCCTGCCTGGGATCAGGCCGAATACATCAACAGCGCCGTGGACCATGGCCGCGCCTTGGGACTGCTGGCCGGCGGCGGCTGGCAGGGGTGGAGCGCCCTGCTCGATCTCTCCCCGAAGATTCCCCCGCTGGCCAGCCTGGTCAATGGCAGCGTGATGGCCTTCAGCGGCGACAGCCCCGATCAGGCCAGCTGGGCGCTTGCTATCTGGCAGCTGCTGTTGCTGGCGGTGGTGGCCTGCTGGGGCCGGCAGCTGGGCGGGCCGCGCTTCGGCCTGCTGGCCGCCGCGCTCGTGTGCCTGGCGCCGGCCCTGGCAGCGCTGCGGGTGGATTTCACCCTCGACCTTCCACTCACCGCCACCGCCATGCTTGCCCTCTGGCGGCTGGGGTGCTGGTACGCCCCCGCCCCGAGGGGCGGACGCTGGAGCCAGGCGCTGGTGGCGGCAGCGGCGGTGGCCACCGCGGTGATGGTGAAGCAGAGCGCCCTGCTGGTGCTGTTGCTGCCATGCCTGTGGGCGGCGGGCACCGGGCTGGGCCAGCCGCAGCGCCGCCTGCAGACCCTGGCCGCCCTGGCCCTGGTGCTGACCGTGGCCCTGCCCTGGCTGAAGCACAACTGGATCACCACCCTCGGCGGGACCAACCGGGCGGTGATCGAATCGGGCGCCGCCGAAGGGGATCCATCGCCCCTGAGCCTGGCCAGCCTCTTCTGGTATCCAAGGCTCTTCCCGGCCCAGCTCGGTGCGCCGATGCTCGCTGTCGGTGCAGCCGGAGGGGCACTGGCCCTTTGGCAGCGCAGACGCCCTGCTGATGCTGCTGCTGAGCCGCCCGATCAGGACTCAGGGCCGCCTACGGAATCCGGTGGCACGGGCTCCGGCTGGGGGTGGCTGCTGGGTTGCGCCCTCGCCGGCTGGTTGGTCACCAGCCTCAGCCCGAACAAGGATCCGCGTTACATCGCGCCGGTGCTGCCGCTGCTGGTGCTGCTGCTGGCACGGGGTTGGTGGGTGCTGCTGCAGGCGGCCCGTGCCCGCTTCGGACCCTGGCTGGGGGCCGTGCTGCTGGGGGTAGGCCTGCTGGGAACGGGTGCCACCACCGCCTCAGAGCGTGTCGGCGAGCTGGAGCGGCGCGCGGAGTCCCCGGTGCCTGAGGCGATCGAGGCGGTGCGTCAACGCGTGGGCACAGCTCCCACCACCGTGCTGGTGATCCCCAGCACCGCTGAGGTCAACCAGCACAACGTGAGCACCTTCGGACGCCTGGGGGGCGGGCAGATCCTCGGGCGGGAAAGCGGGAAGCAGAAACGGGAGCATGACCTGGTGCTGCAGCAGGCCCAGTGGCTACTGCTGGCCAGCGGCGACCAGGGCACGAAGCGCAAGGAATCCAGGCAGCTGAGCCGGAGCGTGCGCAGCGATGGCCGCTTCGAGCGCGTGGGCAGCTGGCCGTGGACCAAGGGCCGCCAGCTCGAACTCTGGCAACGTCGCGCCGCTGCGCCCGCGGCCGTGCCGTTCGATCGCCGCTTCATCACACTCGCCCGCGGCCTGGAGCAGGGCCCGGCCGGCCTGGGTGCCGTGTTCGACGCGATCGGACCGGAACACCAGCTGGACGGGCATTTCCTTTACCAAGCACGTGTGCGCCGCTGGGCGGAGGCCCGCCTCAGCGCCAACCCCAACGACCGCGAGGCGCTCTGGGCACTGGCGCTGCTGGACGTGCTGCTCAACCGGCCCGCCGCGGCGGAAGGCTGGTTCAAACAGCTGGAGGCGGTGGACCCGGCCAACCCGTGGCCGAGCGCCTACCGCTCCGTGGTGCTGCTGGCCGATTGGCGCCCCTGGCAGGCGGCGGCGGTGGCCGAGGCGGCGCGCCTGCGCCACGACGAACCGGTGCTGGACGGGCTGATCCATGTGGCCGGCGTCCTCGGCGGCGATCTGCGCCGCCTCCCTGGCACCCGCGCCGCCGTCGAGGCGGCGATCGCCTCGGTGGAGGCGCGCATCGAGGCCGGCGCCAAAGAGGGCCGGTAGCCTCCTGCCCACGCCTGAACTCTGCTGATGGCCCCTGCGGCGCCAGCTTCCCCTTCCAAGCCCGGCGCGGCCCTGCCGTTGTGGTTGCCACTGCTGGTGGGGGCCGGGTTGCGGCTGATCCAGATCCAGGCCCCGGTCCTCGGCATCCACAGCTGGAGGCAGGCAGACACGGCGGCGATGGCTCGCAACTTCGCCGAGCAGGGCATGAACCTGCTCACACCCCAGATCGACTGGGGCGGCGCCGGCAGCGGCGTGGTGGAAGCGGAATTTCCCTTGTATCCCTACAGCGTTGCCCTGCTCTACCGCCTGTTCGGGGTGCAGGAATGGCTGGCGCGGGGCCTCTCCGTGCTCTGCAGCCTGCTCACGATCGTGCTGGTGGTGCGGATCGGCCGCCAGCTGCTGGGGGAGCGGGCCGGCTGGTGGGGCGGACTGTTCTATGCGGTGTTGCCGATTTCGGTGTTCTACGGGCGCACGGTGCAGCCGGAGGCGACGCTGATGCTGCTGGCGGCTCTGGCCCTGGAGCGCTTTCTGGCCTGGCTGCGCACCGGCAGGCTGGCAGCCCTGGGAATCTCCTGGCTGGCCTTCACCGCCGCCTGTCTGATCAAAGTTCTGCCGTTCGTGTGGCTGGGCCTGCCGTTGCTATGGCTATGGGGCCAGGCCCACCAGTGGAGGATCCTCCGGCGATCAGGCAGCTGGATGTTTGCCCTGTCGGCGGTGGTGGTGACGGCGGCCTGGTACTGGCATGCCCACAAACTGGGGCAGGCCAGCGGCCTCAGCTTCGGCTTCTGGGGAGGCGAGGCCAACCGTTATAGCTGGGCCGACCTTTTCGCGCCTGGCTACTGGCTCGGCCTTGGCCTGAGGGTGGCCGTGCGCAACCTGGCGGTGCTGGGGGTGCCGTTGCTGGTGCTCGGCCTGCTGCCGCGCGGGAATGGCGACGCCGCTGCCAATCGAGGCGCCGCTGCCCCCCCCGACGCCCTGCCGGGGCCACAGGCGCAGGTGCTGCCGGTGGGGCTGGTGGCCGTGCTGCTGGCCGGAGCTCTGGCACCTGAATCCAGCGCGGTGCATGAGTATTACCAACTGCCGCTGATGCTGTTCGCCTGCCCAATGATGGGCCTGGGCTGGGTGCGGCTGCGGCGCCAGGCCGGTGTCTGGGGGCGGCAGGGGGCCTGGGCACTGCTCACGCTGCTGGTCGTGGTGAGCCTCACGGTGCTGGCTGTGGATTACTGGAGTCGGGAGCGGGTGGCCGGATCCCCGGTGTGGGAGCTGGCGCAGCAGATCCAGGCGCGCACACCGCCCGGGGCCAGAGTCGTGGTGATGAGCGGTTCCGACCCCACTGTTCTTTATCTCGCCAACCGCAAGGGATGGCTGGTGAGTCCCAAGCGGCTGATGCGGCGTGATGCGGCAGCCTGGCGAGCCGACGGCGCCGATGCCCTGGCCGGCAGTTATGCGGTGATCGAAAGCTATGCGCCCTTCCCCGAAGGCGAGGCCAAAACGCGCTTGAAACGCTGGGTCTGCGACCAGCCACCGGGCTGCCAGAGCGGGCCCGGTTTCGTGATTCCGCTGGCTCCAGGGGCCGGGCGGCCGGCAGGCTGAGCCCATGACCGTCCTGCACCCCCAGACCCCGCCCCGCGCCATTCCCTGGCGGGGCCTGCTGCTGCTCTGGCTGGCCGCCGTGGTGCTGGCTGTCGTGGGTCTGGGCAACCTGCCCCTGCGCGACTGGGATGAGGGGATCGTGGCGCGGGTGTCGCTGGAGATCGCCAACAGGGGGCTGCCGGAAGGCTGGCTGCCCACGATCTGGGGCAGCCCCTACCTCAACAAGCCGCCCGGGCTGCATGTGCTGATCGCCGCCGCCATCGGCCTCTGGCGCCAGCTCAGCCAGGCGCCGGCGGAGGCGCTACCGCCGGAATGGGTGGTGCGGCTGGTGCCGGCACTGCTTTCCTCCCTGGTGGTGCCGGTGGGGGGCCTGGTGCAGCTTCAGCTGCGGCCGGGCGACAACCGTGCCGCCCTGGCGACCGCGGCGATCCTGCTCACCCTGCTGCCGGTGGCGCGCCACGGGCGGCTGGCGATGCT
The window above is part of the Synechococcus sp. MW101C3 genome. Proteins encoded here:
- a CDS encoding J domain-containing protein, which gives rise to MAASPTSANPYAVLGVGVQASAAEIKAAYRQLVKQHHPDAGGDAATIVALNAAWEVLGDHERRRLYDSTHSPALGDGGPPPARGARVQTPAAGSRGAARDGELLVWLQRVYAPIDRLLGQVILAFPGELRALAADPYDDVLMEAFCAFLEQSKAKLDRVQMLYRSMACPSAAKGFGLSLYHCLSQVEDALAELERYTLGYVDSYLHDGREMLREAKQRRSLMKEERRRLDL
- a CDS encoding iron uptake porin, with the protein product MNRIQHLLLAPAALGLLAPVAASASELNMDGVNRYANVKEQVTSINQFSDVQPTEWAYQALSNLIERYGCVAGYPDGTFRGKQALSRWEAAALLNACLDRITEVTDELRRLLKEFEAELAVLKGRVDGLEAKVGELEATQFSTTTKLQGQATFVLGAVNAGGNSTSGRFRTSSITSGNDSENYNARFGATSFNYDVRLNFITSFTGKDQLYTRLRSGNFNNAFNGNGLNLTALDIASNGFGQTSCTGNRNCSDVVGIDRLWYRFPVGRDVAITVGPKARNTEMLAVTPSVYGKGDKILDLFTLHGAPGVYNKATGAAAAITWRQNVPKGKGRFSAGASYVAQQGDSGTSFDGNPFSCSSDEGGIGTDCARGNFLAQLNYTTPQWNISAAYRYGQQATNFRRGTNFAASNSWFLANGDSNSVAVNAYWQPKKSGFIPSISIGWGLNSLSGNETQASGVEFATPFVSESQSWFVGLEWSDVFAKGNAAGMAVGQPVFATQLKSGTTSGLETTPNDGNFVWEWWYKFQVTDNISVTPAIFYLSRPLGQQTGADQTFNVFGGLVQTTFRF
- a CDS encoding iron uptake porin yields the protein MKLFQQLLLAPAALGLLSPMAVSAAELNLDGVNQYASEEQVTSINQFSDVQPTEWAYQALSNLIERYGCVAGYPDGTFRGKKALSRWEAAALLNACLDRITEVTDELRRLLKEFEAELAVLKGRVDGLEAKVGELEASQFSTTTKLNGKATFVVGANSYSGSSDGLVDAARALQGATAFNYDIQLNFDTSFTGKDLLRTRLRAGNFADGPWAGGPVVGLNALEAAFEENCGTGADCGDVVAINRLFYQFPIGTGFTATVGGRVRQDDMLAVWPSVYPADTVLDIFTYAGAPGAYSLNLGAGAGLWWKSGGWTISANYVSANGDSGNPSEGGIGTSGAAQTGTAQIAYTQPNWGLAVAYVYTTPEGGQAGLYSGNGTPLAVTGFGLSTSVSSVGISGYWQPSNSGWIPSISAGWGINGHSADSASAGSLESVIDGAQTQSWYVGLQWSDVFIKGNSLGMAVGQPTFLTKSGDNDTLSPNDGNYAWEWWYKFQVTDNISVTPAIYYLSAPLGQDQKFNNESFSNFGGIVKTTFKF
- a CDS encoding glycosyltransferase family 39 protein; amino-acid sequence: MIWLAGTFADRLWLQLDQRLPAWDQAEYINSAVDHGRALGLLAGGGWQGWSALLDLSPKIPPLASLVNGSVMAFSGDSPDQASWALAIWQLLLLAVVACWGRQLGGPRFGLLAAALVCLAPALAALRVDFTLDLPLTATAMLALWRLGCWYAPAPRGGRWSQALVAAAAVATAVMVKQSALLVLLLPCLWAAGTGLGQPQRRLQTLAALALVLTVALPWLKHNWITTLGGTNRAVIESGAAEGDPSPLSLASLFWYPRLFPAQLGAPMLAVGAAGGALALWQRRRPADAAAEPPDQDSGPPTESGGTGSGWGWLLGCALAGWLVTSLSPNKDPRYIAPVLPLLVLLLARGWWVLLQAARARFGPWLGAVLLGVGLLGTGATTASERVGELERRAESPVPEAIEAVRQRVGTAPTTVLVIPSTAEVNQHNVSTFGRLGGGQILGRESGKQKREHDLVLQQAQWLLLASGDQGTKRKESRQLSRSVRSDGRFERVGSWPWTKGRQLELWQRRAAAPAAVPFDRRFITLARGLEQGPAGLGAVFDAIGPEHQLDGHFLYQARVRRWAEARLSANPNDREALWALALLDVLLNRPAAAEGWFKQLEAVDPANPWPSAYRSVVLLADWRPWQAAAVAEAARLRHDEPVLDGLIHVAGVLGGDLRRLPGTRAAVEAAIASVEARIEAGAKEGR
- a CDS encoding glycosyltransferase family 39 protein, producing MAPAAPASPSKPGAALPLWLPLLVGAGLRLIQIQAPVLGIHSWRQADTAAMARNFAEQGMNLLTPQIDWGGAGSGVVEAEFPLYPYSVALLYRLFGVQEWLARGLSVLCSLLTIVLVVRIGRQLLGERAGWWGGLFYAVLPISVFYGRTVQPEATLMLLAALALERFLAWLRTGRLAALGISWLAFTAACLIKVLPFVWLGLPLLWLWGQAHQWRILRRSGSWMFALSAVVVTAAWYWHAHKLGQASGLSFGFWGGEANRYSWADLFAPGYWLGLGLRVAVRNLAVLGVPLLVLGLLPRGNGDAAANRGAAAPPDALPGPQAQVLPVGLVAVLLAGALAPESSAVHEYYQLPLMLFACPMMGLGWVRLRRQAGVWGRQGAWALLTLLVVVSLTVLAVDYWSRERVAGSPVWELAQQIQARTPPGARVVVMSGSDPTVLYLANRKGWLVSPKRLMRRDAAAWRADGADALAGSYAVIESYAPFPEGEAKTRLKRWVCDQPPGCQSGPGFVIPLAPGAGRPAG